Proteins encoded together in one Impatiens glandulifera chromosome 1, dImpGla2.1, whole genome shotgun sequence window:
- the LOC124944741 gene encoding UPF0481 protein At3g47200-like, whose translation MHLQGTPRIVQRKRGILRAKPHLDSLKEHKFSYLNHFLQRNGQSVDRYVEAVMPEVKRVRKCYGGSNERLPSDEQLVQMLVVDGCFIIEFLLKFDENLGTHDDPLINSNVLFINALQNDLLLIDNQIPFFILQILYSVKSSTYKDSSNEVLESDMKLKHLTLQFLYCKYGMSEPRDINIPNINIDIDNDRCHLLDIAHSILSSNKNVDYVDNLTSSYFVNSATKLEEANVMLKAVKKFGSIFDIEFDRGKLTIPCFSIDEHFEIEIKNFIALELCQHKPIRNHLIASSDDVNLLIKRGIITNHMIDAKFVDNMFMKLTKNIVTSEKYTYSENSENLNEYCKNKRHKHWRTSKEKYFQSPWSLMSLIAASTLIGLIFIQTLFTIISK comes from the exons ATGCATCTTCAAGGTACCCCAAGAATTGTGCAAAGGAAACGAGGAATTCTACGAGCCAAACCTCACCTAGATTCCCTGAAGGAGCACAAGTTTAGTTACTTGAACCACTTTCTACAACGAAACGGGCAAAGTGTGGACCGTTATGTTGAAGCCGTGATGCCTGAGGTAAAGAGAGTGAGGAAATGTTATGGTGGGTCTAACGAACGTTTACCAAGTGATGAACAGCTCGTCCAAATGCTGGTGGTGGACGGATGCTTCATTATCGAGTTCCTTCTTAAGTTTGATGAAAACCTTGGCAC TCATGATGACCCATTGATTAACTCCAACGTCTTATTCATTAATGCGTTGCAAAACGACCTGTTGTTAATTGACAACCAAATCCCATTTTTCATCCTTCAAATCTTGTACAGCGTGAAAAGTTCTACGTATAAGGACTCATCAAATGAAGTACTAGAATCAGACATGAAACTCAAACATCTGACCCTACAGTTCTTGTATTGTAAGTATGGAATGTCTGAACCGCGGGACATAAACATTCCCAACATTAATATTGATATTGATAATGACCGGTGCCATTTGCTGGACATTGCCCACAGTATTTTATCCTCCAACAAGAACGTAGATTATGTGGATAATCTTACTAGTTCTTATTTTGTGAACTCCGCCACAAAGCTAGAGGAAGCCAACGTTATGTTGAAGGCGGTCAAGAAATTTGGAAGCATTTTTGACATAGAATTTGACAGAGGAAAGTTGACGATACCATGTTTTTCTATAGATGAACACTTTGAGATTGAAATCAAAAACTTCATTGCTTTGGAGTTGTGTCAACACAAACCCATAAGAA ATCATCTAATTGCCTCATCTGATGACGTCAACTTGCTTATAAAACGTGGCATCATCACCAACCATATGATAGATGCTAAATTTGTGGATAATATGTTCATGAAGTTAACCAAAAACATTGTAACGTCAGAAAAATATACTTATTCTGAAAATTCGGAAAACTTGAATGAGTATTGTAAGAATAAAAGGCACAAACATTGGAGAACCTCGAAGGAGAAATACTTCCAAAGCCCGTGGTCACTAATGTCTCTTATTGCAGCTTCGACACTCATCGGCTTGATTTTCATACAAACATTGTTTACAATCATTTCTAAGTGA